Below is a genomic region from Syntrophorhabdaceae bacterium.
CAAGACCGTCTGAGAAAAACATGCAGAAATTACGCAAACTGGCAAAATGACATACCAGCAATCCTCCAACGCTTCTCATACAACACCCTCCAGGGCCTCGGGAGCAGAGCCTGGGCCTACTTTATGCCCCGTCTGCGCCGAGAAAGGAATCACACAGGAGATGAAGGTTAGTATATATCCAACGGGATATTACTTTGAGGCATGTTGTCCACGGTGTGGCAATGAGGCGCTGATCGAGAGGGGGAGGGTAGAACGTGGGTAGACACACTAAAACAACCGTTGATTATTTTCCATTCTACGTAAAGGACGGCAAGACCTTGTACCTTTTGGAATCGAAGTATGGCTGCAAGGGAACGGGGTTTTTTACGAATGTATTGAGATTTTTATGTGCCACCCCGGACCACCATTTTTGTATTTCCGGCGGAATAAATCCGATTTCCGGCGGAATAAATCCCGATAGGATGTATTTCTTCTCACGGCTTCACTGTGACGAAGAATCGGGTATGGACATGCTTAACATCATGGCTCACACGGGAAAGATTAATAAAGACCTGTGGTTAAAGTACAACATCATCTATTCTGAGGATCTTGTTAATAGTATTTCAGACGCATACAGAAAACGTGAAAATAAACCTATCACAAAAGATGTAATTCCGGCGGTTTATGGATTTCCGGCGGAAGATACTCAATTTTCGGCGGAAGAAATCAGCGGAAAAGAGATTTCCGGCGGTAAAAATCAACAAACTATACTATATAAAAGAAAAGAAAAGAAAAGAAGTATAGTACCCACCGGAAATATTAATCAGGAATTTTTAACATCCCTCAAGAACAATCCAGCCTATAAACACATCAACATCGAAATGGAACTTGCAAAGATGGACCAGTGGTTATTGCTTCCAAAAAACAAGAACAGAAAAAAGACCCCGCGATTTATCCTGAATTGGTTGAATAAAATAGAATCACCGATAGAACCTGAAAAGAAAAAATACTTTTCCACGGTGGCCGACATAGAGAAAGAGGAGCGCGAGCATGGCATTGGCTGAACAGATCGAACGGGAACAAGCTCTCGTCAAGTATGACGGTGAAGATCGGGTATTGCCGGCCGTAGAAGTGTTGAAGCTCTACCGGGCCGAGGTGCCGAAGGGTGAAAAGATCATGTCGAAGATCCCCACGCTTGACCGCGTACTCGACGGCTTCTACCCCGGGCAGCTTATTGTAATATCAGGTGTTACGGGCCACGGCAAGACGACAATAGCGCAGACCTTCACCAAAAATATGTCGGAGCAGCTTGTTTATCCCCTGTGGTTCTCCTACGAGGTGGGGACCGACGACTTCCTTTCGACCTTCAGCGATGATCACCAGAAGTATATCTACATGCCCGCGAAGCTCAAGGGCAATACCCTGAAATGGCTGGAGGACCGCATCCTTGAGTCTAAACTCAAATACCGCACACAGGCGGTTTTTATAGATCATATTCATTACCTTGTCACGATGAGCCCGAAACAGAACATGAGCTACATCATAGGCGAAACCGTCCGGGGATTGAAGCAGCTCTGCATCAAGCACAATATCGTGATTTTTCTTATAGCGCACATGACAAAAACGAGACCCGAAGAAGAGCCCGGTCTCGGTCATACCCGCGATTCATCGTTCATCGAGCAGGAGGCCGATTCAGTGCTTTATGTCTGGCGACACGTAAAGGACCGCTGGATCACCATTCTCAAAGTTGCCAAAAACAGAAAACGCGGCATCATCGACGACCGCATAGCCCTGATCCTGAGGGACGGGAAGTATGAAGAAACGACCGCGATGGAGGAATGACGATGTTTGAAAGCATAGCGGAAATACTCGACGATTTCAAGGTAGGTATTGTGCCATTAACCCGTGAGAAGATCAGACAGCACGTAGCGGAATATCCCGAAGAATTTAAGAACGGCGCCCGTGTCGAATATCTCAAGGAATGCATGGAAGGCATGGTTGAAAAGGCGCTTTACCTCATGGCCGATTATGAGAAGTTATCAAAGACCGACGATGTAGATACGCGCCTGTTCGTCGGTGACCAGCTTCTCGGGACCGTCAAGACGATCAGCAAGCTCCAGGATGAGATATATTTCAGGCGGCATCCCGCGAACAAGCAGAAGCAGGAGATCACAGACGACGACATACGACGCGCAAAGGAATACCCCTTCGAGGAGCTTTACGAGTTCAAGCGCGGGATGGCATTGTGTCCCTTCCATGATGACAGGCAGCCGTCATTTTCCCTGCACAATAACCGAGCAACGTGCTTCGGCGCCTGTGGTAAGACATGGGACACCATCGCCTTTGTGATGGAGAGAGAAGGATTGAGTTTCATTGATGCAGTAAAACGATTGAGATAAGGAGGTCATATCAATGAAAAAACTATTACGCAAGATGCGGCGCAACATAAGGGACGCTTTTCTCGTTCTGGTAGGTGTGAAGTTCGCCAGCAGGTACAGCGGGCCCAGGAAGAAAAAAGCGCCGGCGCCGTATGAGGAGGGGGTGCAGGAGACATGAAAATTTTAAAATGGATATTACTTAATTCTCTCATGGCCTTCGTGGCCCTTAACGCGCTGTAT
It encodes:
- a CDS encoding CHC2 zinc finger domain-containing protein, giving the protein MFESIAEILDDFKVGIVPLTREKIRQHVAEYPEEFKNGARVEYLKECMEGMVEKALYLMADYEKLSKTDDVDTRLFVGDQLLGTVKTISKLQDEIYFRRHPANKQKQEITDDDIRRAKEYPFEELYEFKRGMALCPFHDDRQPSFSLHNNRATCFGACGKTWDTIAFVMEREGLSFIDAVKRLR
- a CDS encoding DnaB-like helicase C-terminal domain-containing protein, yielding MALAEQIEREQALVKYDGEDRVLPAVEVLKLYRAEVPKGEKIMSKIPTLDRVLDGFYPGQLIVISGVTGHGKTTIAQTFTKNMSEQLVYPLWFSYEVGTDDFLSTFSDDHQKYIYMPAKLKGNTLKWLEDRILESKLKYRTQAVFIDHIHYLVTMSPKQNMSYIIGETVRGLKQLCIKHNIVIFLIAHMTKTRPEEEPGLGHTRDSSFIEQEADSVLYVWRHVKDRWITILKVAKNRKRGIIDDRIALILRDGKYEETTAMEE